The Mucilaginibacter yixingensis genome window below encodes:
- a CDS encoding Lrp/AsnC ligand binding domain-containing protein: MAHRKPQNLEIDNLDIQILSILMKNATTPYTEIAKELIVSGGTIHVRMKKLEEMGVIKGASLEVNPQKLGYDITAFLGIFLEKGSQYNEAVKQLQTVKEIVELHYTTGSYSIFAKIVCHDTSHLREVLNESIQSVKGIQRTETFISLEESIRRQISLD; this comes from the coding sequence ATGGCGCACAGAAAACCTCAAAATTTAGAAATTGATAATCTTGATATACAGATTTTATCAATTTTGATGAAAAATGCGACGACGCCGTACACGGAAATCGCTAAAGAACTGATAGTTTCAGGCGGTACCATCCATGTGCGTATGAAGAAACTCGAAGAGATGGGTGTGATCAAAGGAGCCAGTCTGGAAGTGAATCCGCAGAAGCTGGGTTACGATATTACCGCGTTTCTGGGCATCTTCCTGGAGAAAGGTTCGCAATATAACGAGGCTGTTAAGCAGCTACAAACCGTAAAAGAGATTGTAGAACTGCATTACACCACCGGTAGCTATAGCATTTTTGCCAAAATTGTTTGTCATGACACCTCGCACCTGCGCGAAGTTTTAAATGAAAGCATCCAGAGCGTAAAAGGCATTCAGCGTACCGAAACTTTTATCTCGCTTGAAGAAAGCATTAGAAGACAGATCAGCCTCGACTAA
- a CDS encoding response regulator, producing the protein MDAQESKKIIIFDDDEDILSICTYILAERGWEVFTYTDCNAITERVSSIQPSVILMDNWIPDAGGIIATQTLKSTDELKDIPVIYFSANSDIQLLADHAGAQSYLAKPFDLDELEGVINNVLAKAS; encoded by the coding sequence ATGGACGCTCAGGAATCTAAAAAGATCATCATTTTTGATGATGATGAAGACATATTGTCTATTTGCACATACATTCTTGCAGAACGAGGATGGGAGGTTTTTACCTATACCGATTGTAATGCCATTACAGAACGGGTTTCATCTATCCAACCATCGGTCATACTGATGGACAACTGGATCCCCGATGCCGGCGGCATTATTGCCACCCAGACACTCAAAAGCACGGATGAACTGAAAGATATCCCGGTGATCTATTTCTCGGCCAACAGCGATATCCAGCTTCTGGCAGATCATGCCGGTGCCCAAAGCTATCTGGCCAAACCTTTTGACCTTGACGAGTTGGAAGGTGTTATTAATAATGTACTGGCAAAAGCCTCGTAA
- a CDS encoding Tex family protein: MLAHHHKIATELAVTGKQVSATIQLLDEGATVPFISRYRKELTGSLDEVQVAAIRDRVQQLRDLDKRREAILKSLNDMGKLTPELEKAVNEAETMVALEDVYLPYRPKRKTRATTAREKGLQPLADLILEQNKIDLDAEADKYIDAEKGVNSPEEALAGARDIIAEHIAEHAETRAKMRELFINQGTFQSKVVDGKEESGIKYKDYFEWSEPVKTAPSHRVLAMRRGEKEEILWLDIQPPEDEAIALLDNAFVKGMNKSSDQVRLAIMDGYKRLLKPSMETEVRLFTKKAADEEAIKVFAENARQLLLAAPMGQKRTMAIDPGFRTGCKLVCLDEQGKLLEYTAIFPHTGAGQAKEAEKTVEFLYKKHNIEAIAIGNGTAGRETEVFVRKLDLPGAMIVMVNESGASIYSASEVAREEFPEHDVTVRGAVSIGRRLMDPLAELVKIDPKSIGVGQYQHDVDQTKLQASLDDTVISAVNAVGVELNTASKEILAYVSGLGPQLAQNIVNYRNENGAFKHRNQLKKVPRLGDKAFEQAAGFLRIRGAENPLDASAVHPERYTLVEQIAKDSQSTVAKLMTDDKLRKSIPLQKYVTDGVGLPTLNDIMAELAKPGRDPREQFEAFSFTDGVNAIGDLKVGMKLPGIVTNITNFGAFVDIGVHQDGLVHLSQITNRFIKDPNEVLKVHQKVEVTVTEVDVNRKRISLSMKENEPKPAARKPEQRDQRQQQQGGGNRYNNNNNRNDKRQQEPETDMALKLAALKNKFK; the protein is encoded by the coding sequence ATGTTAGCACATCATCATAAAATTGCTACCGAGCTTGCGGTGACAGGCAAGCAGGTTAGCGCTACTATTCAGCTTTTAGACGAGGGGGCAACTGTACCCTTTATTTCACGTTACCGTAAAGAACTGACCGGTAGCTTAGACGAGGTACAGGTGGCCGCCATCCGCGATCGCGTGCAGCAGCTGCGCGATCTGGATAAGCGCAGGGAAGCCATTCTGAAATCGCTTAACGATATGGGTAAACTGACGCCCGAACTGGAGAAAGCCGTTAATGAGGCCGAAACCATGGTGGCGCTGGAAGACGTGTACCTGCCCTATCGCCCTAAACGCAAAACCCGCGCAACTACCGCGCGCGAGAAAGGCCTGCAGCCGTTGGCTGATCTCATCCTGGAGCAAAATAAAATTGATCTGGATGCCGAGGCTGATAAATATATAGATGCCGAAAAAGGCGTGAACTCGCCAGAGGAAGCCTTGGCTGGCGCCCGCGATATTATTGCCGAGCACATTGCCGAGCATGCCGAAACGCGCGCCAAGATGCGCGAGTTGTTCATCAACCAGGGAACTTTTCAAAGTAAAGTGGTTGATGGCAAAGAAGAATCCGGTATTAAATACAAAGACTATTTTGAGTGGAGCGAGCCGGTAAAAACAGCGCCATCACACCGCGTGCTGGCCATGCGCCGTGGCGAGAAAGAAGAAATTTTGTGGCTGGATATCCAACCGCCGGAAGACGAAGCTATTGCCCTGTTGGATAATGCCTTTGTAAAAGGCATGAACAAAAGCAGCGATCAGGTGCGTCTGGCCATTATGGATGGCTACAAACGGCTGCTCAAACCATCAATGGAAACAGAGGTGCGCTTGTTCACTAAAAAAGCGGCTGATGAGGAAGCGATCAAGGTGTTTGCCGAGAACGCCCGTCAGCTGTTACTGGCTGCGCCGATGGGACAAAAACGTACCATGGCGATAGATCCTGGTTTCCGTACCGGCTGTAAACTGGTTTGCCTGGATGAGCAGGGCAAGTTGCTGGAGTATACGGCCATTTTCCCGCACACGGGGGCAGGTCAGGCCAAGGAAGCCGAGAAAACCGTAGAGTTTTTGTATAAGAAGCATAACATCGAAGCCATTGCCATTGGCAACGGTACCGCTGGCAGAGAAACAGAAGTGTTTGTGCGCAAGCTTGATTTGCCGGGTGCCATGATTGTAATGGTGAATGAGAGCGGGGCCTCTATCTACTCAGCGTCAGAAGTGGCGCGTGAGGAGTTTCCGGAGCATGATGTAACCGTTAGAGGTGCCGTATCTATCGGTCGCCGTTTGATGGATCCGTTGGCTGAGTTGGTAAAAATCGATCCGAAATCTATCGGTGTGGGTCAGTATCAGCACGATGTGGATCAGACTAAATTGCAAGCTTCGCTGGATGATACGGTGATTAGTGCTGTGAATGCTGTGGGTGTAGAACTGAACACCGCATCGAAAGAAATTCTGGCTTATGTATCAGGCCTTGGTCCGCAGCTGGCGCAAAATATTGTGAACTACCGTAACGAGAACGGCGCGTTTAAACATCGCAATCAGCTGAAAAAAGTGCCTCGCCTGGGCGATAAGGCATTTGAGCAGGCGGCAGGTTTCTTACGTATCCGCGGGGCAGAAAACCCGCTGGATGCCAGCGCCGTGCATCCGGAGCGTTACACGCTGGTAGAGCAAATAGCTAAAGACAGCCAAAGCACTGTTGCCAAACTAATGACCGACGATAAGCTGCGCAAAAGCATCCCGCTACAAAAATATGTGACCGACGGTGTAGGCCTGCCTACCCTCAATGATATTATGGCCGAGCTGGCCAAACCAGGCCGCGACCCGCGCGAGCAGTTTGAGGCCTTCAGCTTTACCGATGGTGTAAACGCCATAGGCGATTTGAAAGTGGGCATGAAACTGCCGGGCATTGTTACCAACATCACCAACTTCGGCGCGTTTGTAGACATCGGCGTTCACCAGGACGGCCTGGTGCACCTGAGCCAGATTACCAACCGCTTTATTAAAGACCCGAACGAGGTACTGAAAGTGCACCAGAAAGTAGAGGTAACGGTAACCGAGGTGGATGTGAACCGCAAACGGATCTCGCTTTCTATGAAAGAGAACGAGCCAAAACCAGCAGCCCGCAAACCAGAGCAGCGCGATCAGCGTCAGCAACAGCAAGGCGGCGGGAACCGTTATAATAATAACAACAACCGCAACGATAAACGCCAGCAAGAGCCGGAAACGGATATGGCGTTGAAGCTGGCAGCGTTGAAGAATAAGTTTAAGTAA